A single genomic interval of Koleobacter methoxysyntrophicus harbors:
- a CDS encoding flavodoxin family protein — protein MKVVAFNGSPRRAGNTAKLIGRVFAELEREGIECELVELSGRVSGGCRACLKCRQNLDMRCVIDSDIVNECIRKMVEADGIILGSPTYFANLTAEMKALIDRAGFVARGNGNLLKRKVGAAVVSERRAGALMVFSSINNFFLINEMIVVGSSYWNLGMGGKVGEVESDDEGIKTMEKLGKNMAWLLKKIKG, from the coding sequence TTGAAGGTTGTAGCCTTTAACGGAAGCCCCAGGAGGGCTGGGAATACAGCAAAGCTCATTGGCCGTGTGTTCGCCGAGCTTGAAAGGGAAGGCATAGAATGTGAACTGGTTGAACTGTCAGGAAGGGTATCAGGGGGATGCAGAGCCTGCCTGAAGTGCAGGCAGAATCTTGACATGAGATGTGTCATAGACAGCGATATAGTAAATGAATGCATAAGAAAGATGGTTGAAGCGGATGGAATAATTCTAGGTTCACCTACTTATTTTGCAAACCTTACTGCTGAAATGAAAGCCCTTATCGATAGGGCAGGTTTTGTTGCGAGGGGGAACGGCAACCTGCTGAAGCGCAAAGTGGGGGCTGCTGTAGTTTCTGAAAGAAGGGCCGGTGCCCTGATGGTATTTAGCTCTATAAACAATTTCTTCCTGATCAACGAGATGATAGTGGTGGGTTCCAGCTACTGGAACCTGGGGATGGGGGGAAAGGTCGGTGAAGTCGAAAGTGATGATGAAGGGATAAAGACGATGGAGAAGCTGGGGAAAAACATGGCATGGCTCCTGAAAAAGATAAAGGGATAG
- the dat gene encoding D-amino-acid transaminase, producing MTEVFVLNGKFVDQNNAIVSAEDRGFQFGDGVYEVIRAYNGKPFCMDRHLSRMKQGLEAIRIPMPLGIKEFEKLCNEALEKSGLKEALIYIQVTRGAAPRQHIPPKGLKPTFVIIVRGTPDIPPELKEQGVKISLSPDIRWHKCYIKTVQLLPNTMAKEEAKEKGAFEAVFFRDGIITEGSSSNIFIVKGGRVFTHPANERILHGITRGVAIEIAEGLGIEVEERAFSPEELLKADEAFLTGTGTEIMPVVQVDDDIIGNGKPGHITKKIMEKFKEITNCL from the coding sequence ATGACTGAGGTTTTTGTTCTGAACGGTAAATTTGTAGATCAAAATAATGCTATTGTTTCTGCAGAAGACAGAGGGTTTCAGTTCGGGGATGGGGTATATGAGGTCATAAGGGCATATAATGGAAAGCCTTTTTGCATGGACCGACATTTAAGCCGGATGAAGCAGGGCCTTGAGGCTATCAGGATTCCTATGCCTTTGGGAATAAAGGAGTTTGAGAAACTTTGCAATGAAGCCCTTGAAAAGAGCGGATTGAAGGAAGCACTTATCTATATCCAGGTAACGAGGGGTGCAGCACCCAGGCAGCATATACCACCCAAGGGTTTAAAACCAACCTTTGTGATAATAGTCAGGGGTACTCCCGATATTCCGCCCGAATTAAAGGAACAGGGGGTAAAGATATCGCTTTCCCCCGATATAAGATGGCATAAATGTTATATTAAGACGGTTCAACTCCTGCCAAATACTATGGCTAAGGAAGAGGCCAAAGAAAAAGGGGCTTTTGAAGCCGTATTTTTCAGGGATGGAATTATTACCGAAGGTTCCAGCAGCAACATCTTTATTGTGAAGGGGGGCAGAGTATTTACCCACCCTGCTAATGAAAGGATCCTGCACGGTATTACCAGAGGTGTAGCTATAGAGATTGCCGAAGGTTTGGGTATTGAAGTGGAGGAAAGGGCCTTTTCCCCAGAGGAACTCTTGAAAGCCGATGAAGCCTTTTTGACGGGCACCGGAACGGAAATAATGCCTGTGGTTCAGGTGGATGATGATATTATTGGAAATGGCAAACCCGGTCATATAACCAAGAAGATAATGGAAAAATTCAAGGAAATTACTAATTGCCTGTGA
- a CDS encoding HesA/MoeB/ThiF family protein, producing the protein MILQDLLRNKSILKRSPSGEEYRSIKLDEIKEISAQLKIPQSLVEIGALEDGIIPERYERNIGSVGLKGQILLLKSKVAVIGAGGLGGFVVELLARVGVGHLVVVDGDSFEENNLNRQLLSSEEFLGMSKSDRAADRVARINSSVSVTARTCYVSPENAGDIIHGCNVVVDALDNVKSRFVLEDACRAAGIPMVHGAIGGFFGQVMTIYPEDRGLELLYGPREKALNKGIEVSLGNPSATPPMVASWQAQEVVKVITGIGSPLRNRVLYMDAKEGDVHIIKFQKNKEDV; encoded by the coding sequence TTGATTCTGCAAGACTTGTTGAGAAACAAGAGCATTTTAAAAAGGTCTCCATCGGGGGAAGAATACAGGTCAATAAAACTGGATGAGATAAAGGAAATTTCGGCCCAGCTTAAAATTCCCCAAAGCCTAGTTGAAATTGGTGCCCTGGAGGATGGAATAATCCCTGAAAGATATGAAAGGAATATCGGCTCGGTAGGTCTTAAGGGCCAGATACTGCTCCTAAAATCGAAGGTGGCGGTAATAGGTGCCGGAGGCCTGGGCGGGTTTGTAGTTGAGCTCTTGGCCAGAGTGGGTGTCGGGCATTTAGTGGTGGTTGACGGCGACAGCTTTGAAGAGAACAACCTGAACCGCCAGCTTTTATCATCGGAGGAATTTCTCGGCATGAGTAAAAGCGATAGGGCTGCCGACAGGGTAGCCCGTATAAATTCTTCGGTGAGTGTTACGGCCCGCACATGCTATGTTTCTCCTGAAAATGCCGGGGACATTATTCACGGCTGCAATGTTGTGGTGGATGCACTGGATAATGTAAAATCCAGATTTGTTCTGGAGGATGCCTGCAGGGCAGCCGGGATACCCATGGTCCACGGGGCAATAGGCGGCTTTTTCGGCCAGGTTATGACCATTTATCCTGAAGACAGAGGTCTTGAACTCCTTTACGGTCCGCGGGAAAAGGCTTTGAATAAGGGAATAGAAGTCAGTCTGGGGAATCCTTCAGCTACCCCGCCCATGGTTGCCAGCTGGCAGGCTCAAGAAGTGGTTAAGGTAATAACCGGTATAGGTTCCCCCCTTAGAAACAGGGTCCTTTATATGGATGCAAAGGAAGGGGATGTTCACATTATAAAATTTCAAAAGAATAAGGAGGATGTTTAA
- a CDS encoding methylenetetrahydrofolate reductase — protein MSAKNKFGEKILSGEFTVTVEINSPKGTDVFHEIKGLEQMVEMVDAVNICDCPMANMRMSPITTAHIVHELTGIEAIPHFTCRDRNIIALQSELLGAWALGIKNILAITGDPPQRGDHPHATGVFEVDSAGLVKLAKELNRGFDLSGNELRGSTDFIVGVACNPGAEDLNAEIDRLKQKIDSGADFIQTQPIYDPDVLLRFRDRTSNLGVPILAGILPLKSHKMAVHLNDKVPGISIPLKYIERMKKGPEEGVAIAMEFMEQILPYVNGFHIMPLGNTATAIELLNYIDTIKVRKVI, from the coding sequence ATGTCTGCAAAAAACAAATTTGGAGAAAAGATACTAAGCGGCGAATTCACGGTAACGGTGGAAATTAATTCTCCGAAAGGCACCGATGTATTCCATGAAATTAAGGGCCTCGAGCAGATGGTGGAAATGGTTGATGCTGTGAATATATGTGACTGCCCTATGGCCAATATGAGAATGAGTCCAATAACGACGGCCCACATAGTTCACGAGCTTACCGGTATTGAAGCCATCCCCCACTTTACCTGCAGGGATAGAAATATAATCGCCCTTCAATCAGAGCTCTTAGGGGCATGGGCTTTAGGTATAAAGAACATCCTTGCCATAACGGGAGACCCTCCCCAGAGGGGTGATCACCCCCATGCGACAGGGGTTTTTGAAGTGGATTCGGCAGGCCTGGTAAAGCTGGCCAAAGAGTTGAATAGAGGGTTTGATTTAAGCGGGAATGAATTAAGGGGTTCTACTGACTTTATAGTAGGAGTTGCGTGTAATCCGGGAGCCGAAGACCTGAATGCCGAAATAGATAGGCTCAAGCAAAAAATCGATTCAGGAGCAGATTTCATACAAACTCAGCCCATTTATGACCCCGATGTGCTCTTGAGGTTTCGTGATAGAACCAGCAATCTGGGGGTTCCCATCCTGGCAGGAATACTCCCCTTAAAAAGCCATAAAATGGCAGTGCACCTGAATGACAAAGTTCCAGGAATCAGCATTCCTCTCAAGTATATCGAAAGGATGAAAAAGGGACCGGAAGAAGGAGTAGCCATAGCTATGGAATTCATGGAACAAATCCTGCCCTATGTTAACGGCTTTCACATAATGCCCCTGGGCAATACTGCAACTGCAATTGAGCTGTTGAATTATATAGATACTATAAAGGTCAGGAAGGTGATTTAG
- a CDS encoding homocysteine S-methyltransferase family protein, with translation MAFNLLNEIQKRIVVFDGAMGTLLLEKGLVREVCPESLNITHGDVIQEIHTRYIEAGARVVQSNTFGANRIKLKEWGLESRVEEINTLALTYARKACGNNAVAAASIGPTGKILEPAGSFTFEEALDVFREQIRGVLKGGAQAIIIETMSQLNEARAALIAARELTNLPVICTMTFEKNSRTLMGTEAAAAALVLQSLGADIIGVNCSLGPGELINVVHEMYQVASVPILVQPNAGIPVMEGGQTLYPVGPEEFARLCINLIEAGAGAVGGCCGTTPEHIRALTEATRGLKPPKIAGKRITALTSSTTPLFITETLPVRVIGERINPTGRKDLSEEIKRGIPDGILREAVEQRQAGADILDVNVGVPGIDERAFMERAVREIQKLVDVPLCIDSSNPEAIEGGLKAFCGKALVNSVNGKEESLDAVLPLVKKYGACCIGLTIDERGIPENAEERFQIAKKIIERAGMMGIPREDIIIDCLTLTAGTHQSQVEETLKAIRMVKAYLGNPTALGVSNISFGLPKRDLLNATFLALALGAGLDLPIINPLSKEMMNTVKAFDVLSSRDRASERYIKLFSQNLPEKKQIESHTHPDSEADLGKTLYQSIVEGNRNIAVKVSEKLVLSKADPFKIIQGVIGPALNEVGNLYEEGSYFLPQLLLSAEAVQAAMAKLKLRLEGHEGNNRGKVLLATVKGDIHDIGKNIVRVLMENYGFNVVDLGKDVPPESIVERAGKEHIKVIGLSALMTTTVLNMEKTIELIKQKLPGTSVIVGGAVLTEGYARKIGADYYAPDAMAGVRIVQKIMGVKND, from the coding sequence ATGGCTTTTAATTTATTAAATGAAATTCAAAAAAGAATCGTAGTTTTCGATGGTGCTATGGGAACCCTGCTCCTTGAGAAGGGTCTGGTGAGAGAGGTTTGCCCTGAATCCCTGAATATAACCCACGGTGACGTAATACAGGAAATCCACACGAGGTATATAGAAGCAGGGGCAAGGGTAGTTCAGTCCAACACCTTCGGTGCCAATAGGATAAAGCTTAAGGAATGGGGTCTGGAATCAAGGGTAGAAGAAATAAATACCCTTGCATTAACATATGCACGAAAAGCCTGTGGTAATAATGCAGTTGCTGCTGCTTCCATCGGCCCGACAGGGAAGATCCTGGAACCGGCAGGGAGCTTCACTTTTGAAGAAGCCCTTGACGTATTCAGGGAACAAATAAGGGGAGTGCTTAAAGGTGGAGCCCAGGCAATTATTATTGAAACCATGTCTCAGTTAAATGAAGCCAGGGCAGCCCTAATAGCGGCCAGAGAGCTGACAAATCTCCCTGTAATATGTACCATGACCTTTGAAAAAAATAGTAGAACCCTTATGGGAACAGAAGCCGCCGCTGCCGCTCTAGTCCTTCAGTCCTTAGGTGCGGATATAATAGGGGTAAATTGCTCCCTTGGACCGGGAGAGCTCATTAATGTAGTTCACGAGATGTATCAAGTGGCAAGTGTTCCAATCCTGGTCCAGCCCAATGCAGGTATCCCCGTAATGGAAGGCGGCCAAACCCTCTATCCCGTAGGGCCCGAAGAGTTTGCCCGCCTATGCATAAACCTTATCGAGGCAGGGGCAGGGGCTGTGGGTGGATGCTGCGGCACGACCCCCGAACATATAAGGGCACTGACTGAAGCCACCCGGGGACTAAAACCTCCAAAAATAGCCGGAAAAAGGATTACAGCCCTGACCTCAAGCACTACCCCCTTATTTATAACCGAAACGCTGCCGGTAAGGGTTATAGGAGAACGGATCAATCCCACCGGGAGAAAGGATTTATCCGAAGAAATTAAAAGGGGTATCCCGGACGGCATCCTGAGGGAAGCTGTTGAGCAGAGGCAGGCAGGGGCTGATATCCTTGATGTAAATGTCGGAGTCCCCGGAATAGATGAAAGGGCTTTTATGGAAAGGGCCGTCAGGGAAATCCAGAAACTGGTGGATGTTCCCCTTTGTATAGATAGTTCAAACCCCGAAGCCATTGAAGGTGGTTTAAAGGCTTTTTGCGGAAAGGCTCTGGTAAACTCTGTAAACGGCAAGGAAGAAAGTCTGGATGCCGTCTTGCCCCTTGTTAAAAAGTACGGGGCCTGCTGTATAGGCCTTACCATAGATGAAAGGGGCATACCTGAAAATGCGGAAGAGAGGTTTCAAATAGCCAAAAAGATTATAGAGCGTGCGGGGATGATGGGGATCCCCAGAGAGGATATTATAATCGATTGTTTAACCCTAACGGCAGGGACCCACCAGTCTCAGGTAGAAGAAACATTGAAGGCTATACGAATGGTAAAGGCCTATCTGGGTAACCCAACTGCATTAGGGGTCAGCAATATATCCTTCGGCCTTCCGAAAAGGGACCTCTTAAATGCCACATTCCTGGCTTTAGCTCTGGGGGCAGGCCTTGACCTTCCTATTATCAATCCCCTATCAAAGGAAATGATGAATACCGTAAAAGCCTTTGATGTGCTGTCTTCAAGAGATCGGGCTTCTGAAAGGTATATCAAACTTTTCAGCCAGAACCTGCCAGAAAAAAAACAAATAGAAAGCCATACACACCCGGATTCTGAAGCAGATTTGGGAAAAACCCTTTATCAGAGCATTGTTGAAGGCAACAGGAACATCGCCGTCAAGGTCTCCGAAAAACTGGTCTTATCCAAAGCTGACCCTTTTAAAATCATACAGGGCGTTATCGGTCCCGCTCTAAATGAGGTTGGAAATCTGTATGAAGAGGGCTCCTATTTCCTGCCCCAGCTCCTTCTTTCGGCAGAAGCGGTCCAGGCTGCAATGGCAAAGCTGAAACTAAGGCTTGAAGGTCATGAAGGAAATAACAGGGGCAAGGTGCTCCTGGCTACTGTTAAAGGTGATATCCATGATATAGGGAAAAACATAGTCAGGGTCCTTATGGAAAACTACGGTTTCAATGTGGTGGATTTAGGAAAGGATGTCCCCCCTGAATCGATAGTCGAAAGGGCCGGAAAAGAACATATAAAAGTAATCGGTTTGAGTGCCCTTATGACTACTACGGTTTTGAATATGGAAAAAACAATAGAGCTGATAAAACAGAAACTCCCGGGAACATCTGTAATTGTAGGTGGTGCCGTATTAACGGAGGGTTATGCCAGAAAAATAGGAGCCGATTACTATGCCCCTGATGCCATGGCCGGAGTCAGGATAGTACAAAAAATCATGGGAGTAAAAAATGACTAA
- a CDS encoding CC/Se motif family (seleno)protein: MQVSFEENAKEFITQKTDVVTIKMTNVGGGUCGPVYKPAVLAGEPKSTEDYHEVEADGIKVYVARDLKVAPEGITVKLRGFGMFKYLALEGIRD, translated from the coding sequence ATGCAGGTAAGCTTTGAAGAAAACGCAAAGGAATTTATAACCCAGAAGACCGATGTGGTAACGATTAAAATGACAAATGTAGGTGGTGGGTGATGCGGCCCCGTTTATAAACCTGCCGTGCTTGCAGGTGAACCGAAAAGTACCGAAGATTACCATGAGGTAGAAGCGGATGGCATAAAGGTATATGTTGCTAGGGACTTAAAAGTGGCACCTGAAGGTATCACGGTTAAATTAAGGGGTTTTGGGATGTTTAAGTATCTTGCATTAGAGGGAATCAGGGATTAA